The DNA window ACCGAGTGTTGAACGCCGTCTCGCGGTACCGCGCGCAGGCGGAGTCGAGGCGGTACGGAACGGTCTTCGAGGCGCTCAACACCGCGGTGTACGTCCTCGACGAGTCGGGGCGGTTCACCGCGGTGGACGACGTGTTCGTCGAACTCTCGGGGTACGACCGCGAGGACATCCTCGGCGAACACGTCTCCGCGCTCACCCCCGAGGGGGCCGAGGAGACGCTCTCGGCGAAACTCGACAGCGTCGTCTCCGACGACGCCGACACCGTCCGCTTCGAGGCGGACGTGCGCACGGCGGACCGCGAACGGGTCCGGTGCGTCGGGACGATGGGCCTCCGCTCTCTGGACATCTCCGGCCGCAGTCCCGTGGGCAGCGAGGCGCCGTGCGACGACGGGAAGGGCGGCGTCGTCGGCACGCTACAGGACGTCACGGAACAACGCCGGAGACAGGAGACCGTCCGCTACCACGCGAAGTTGAAAGACGTCGTCCTCGACACCTCGACGACGCTCATGAGCGCCGAACTCGACGAGATAGAGACGAAGATACACTGGACGCTCCAGAGCATCGGCGAGTTCCTCGACGTGGACCGCTGTACGGTGTCCCGCTACGACGCCGACGTGGACGGCCTCCGGAAGACGAACGAGTGGACCGCGCCCGACGCCGACGGCCAACCGGCGTCGGTCACGGCGGACGACTGCGAGTGGATAATCGAGCGCCTCCGGCAGTTCGAGGACGCGCGCTCCCGCGACGGGGCGATGCTCCCGCCCGACGCGTCGGGTCTCCCGGCGGCGTTCGACCTCCCGGACGACGCCGCGTTCGTCGCCGTCCCGATGGTCTCGAACTGGTCGCTCTCGGGGGCGGTGACGCTCGTCTCCGAGGACGCTCGCTCGTGGCCCAACGAGGAGGTGTCGCTGCTGCGGACGGCGGCGGACATGCTCTCGCACACGATGGAACGCAGGCGACGCGAGGAGGAACTCCGGCGACAGAACGAGCGGTTAGAGGAGTTCGCGAGCGTCGTCTCCCACGACCTCAGAAACCCGATGAACGTCGCCGACGGGTTCGTCGAACTCGCGCGCGAGACCGGAAACGTCGCGCATCTGGACCGCGCGAGCAGCGCCCTCGACCGGATGGACGTGCTCGTCAGCGACGTTCTCGAACTCGCGCGGCAGGGCCGAACCGTCGGCGACACCTCGCCGGTCGACCTCACGCAGGTGGTCGAACGCTCGT is part of the Halopelagius longus genome and encodes:
- a CDS encoding hybrid sensor histidine kinase/response regulator is translated as MVGLRDGVTVLHVDDEPELSSLVATYLEREAADVELTVETTERPREALSRVEDESSPVDCVVSDYEMPEMDGLSFLRAVRTARPNLPFILYTGKGSEEVARDAFRVGATDYMQKGGGSDQYAVLANRVLNAVSRYRAQAESRRYGTVFEALNTAVYVLDESGRFTAVDDVFVELSGYDREDILGEHVSALTPEGAEETLSAKLDSVVSDDADTVRFEADVRTADRERVRCVGTMGLRSLDISGRSPVGSEAPCDDGKGGVVGTLQDVTEQRRRQETVRYHAKLKDVVLDTSTTLMSAELDEIETKIHWTLQSIGEFLDVDRCTVSRYDADVDGLRKTNEWTAPDADGQPASVTADDCEWIIERLRQFEDARSRDGAMLPPDASGLPAAFDLPDDAAFVAVPMVSNWSLSGAVTLVSEDARSWPNEEVSLLRTAADMLSHTMERRRREEELRRQNERLEEFASVVSHDLRNPMNVADGFVELARETGNVAHLDRASSALDRMDVLVSDVLELARQGRTVGDTSPVDLTQVVERSWRAVDTGDAVLSVSDSLGVVSADEGRLAQAIENLFRNSVEHGSTSSRPKDGDSVEHGSTDSGPEYGADLTVSVGPLDGDPGFYVADDGSGIPEEKRDRVFEHGHTTSEGGSGFGLSIVESIVEAHGWNIRAAESAAGGARFEIRTASRAPEFEVPVGHAETD